In the Desulfobacterales bacterium genome, CCATGTGCGCAGTCCGCTTCTGCCGATAAAAGAAGAGGAAAAGAATAAGATCAAAGAGATCCTGAAAACCGCCCAACTGATATAGAAAGCAAAGCTGAACCGCAAAGACGCAAAGGGCGCGAAGGGGTTTGTTTACCCTGTGGGCACAGCCCTTAAAATAGGCAGCCTTTGCGTCTTTGTGGTTCAATAGCTCCTGAAAAATCCTGCCGATCCTGTTAAATCATTCTTTTAGGATAATTCGCGCGTCCACGATACTGATTCCGTTTTCATGGACGATCACCGGGTTCAGGTCCATTTCCTGGATCTCAGGGTAGGCTTCGATCAGGTCCGAACAGGTCAAAAGCAGACGGATCAAGGCATTTTTATCGCTGGGATACTGGCCCC is a window encoding:
- a CDS encoding acetate--CoA ligase family protein; translated protein: YGLGGVMVEILKDVSFRVLPISRNSAKKMIDETKSAPILNGVRGQYPSDKNALIRLLLTCSDLIEAYPEIQEMDLNPVIVHENGISIVDARIILKE